A window of the Terriglobales bacterium genome harbors these coding sequences:
- a CDS encoding S8 family serine peptidase, with translation MRRKSLLVTILLLVSAVPLFARRFLLQVSPSDAPAVAAQYGLTIVKQIPNQSLFLVTAPESLDVSQLMSQLNSDPNVAGAELDGLATTPESTAFVNLNQSTAGILDTVSNVSAVTYYGAQVPSYYVNQTATSLIRLSDAQTQYGATGAGIVAIIDTGIDPNHVALQGVLLPGFDFTRQQDGANEFLDLDQSTAGILDQSTAGILDINSVVVLNQSTAGILDQSTAGILDTSTLPPDFGHGTMVAGIVHLVAPGAQILPLKAFNANGVGYVSDVIAAIYYAVDVGGATVINMSFDYGQSQSKDVKAAINYANSKGVMCVAAAGNSGQDVLVYPAANGNVFGVASTTTIPAPDLQSLFTNYGPVASMAAPGEAIQTTYPGSYYAAAWGTSFSTPFVSGTVALLQQFTNKLSYDSVAKALQNAVPINSNLGWGRLDVYAAVTPFAQ, from the coding sequence ATGAGACGAAAAAGCCTGCTGGTCACCATCCTGTTGTTGGTCTCGGCCGTACCCCTTTTTGCGCGGCGCTTCTTATTACAAGTTTCGCCTTCGGATGCGCCCGCCGTTGCTGCTCAGTACGGTCTGACAATTGTCAAGCAGATTCCGAACCAAAGTCTCTTTCTCGTCACCGCGCCTGAATCGCTCGATGTCAGCCAGTTGATGAGCCAGCTCAATTCGGATCCGAATGTTGCGGGTGCCGAGTTGGACGGGCTCGCGACAACGCCGGAATCCACCGCTTTTGTAAATCTAAACCAATCCACGGCTGGCATCCTCGATACGGTCTCCAATGTAAGCGCGGTCACTTACTACGGCGCGCAAGTTCCGAGCTATTACGTGAACCAGACAGCCACAAGCCTGATTCGACTGAGCGACGCGCAGACCCAGTACGGGGCTACGGGCGCCGGCATCGTCGCCATTATCGACACTGGCATCGACCCCAATCATGTCGCGTTGCAGGGAGTGTTGTTGCCGGGCTTCGATTTCACGCGCCAGCAGGACGGGGCCAATGAGTTTCTGGACTTGGATCAGTCCACGGCTGGCATCCTGGACCAATCGACGGCAGGGATTCTGGACATCAACTCCGTCGTTGTCTTGAATCAGTCCACTGCGGGCATTCTGGACCAATCAACTGCCGGCATCCTGGATACGAGCACCCTTCCGCCTGATTTTGGTCACGGCACCATGGTCGCGGGCATCGTGCACCTGGTTGCACCAGGCGCCCAAATTTTGCCCCTCAAGGCGTTCAATGCTAATGGCGTAGGCTACGTGTCCGATGTCATTGCGGCGATCTACTACGCAGTAGACGTGGGCGGTGCCACGGTTATCAACATGAGTTTCGATTACGGGCAATCGCAATCGAAGGACGTCAAGGCGGCGATCAATTACGCCAATAGCAAGGGCGTGATGTGCGTTGCTGCAGCGGGCAATTCCGGTCAGGACGTGCTCGTCTATCCCGCCGCCAACGGCAACGTATTTGGTGTTGCGTCCACCACTACGATACCTGCGCCGGACCTGCAAAGCCTCTTTACCAACTACGGCCCGGTTGCCTCCATGGCGGCGCCAGGAGAGGCCATTCAGACGACGTACCCAGGCAGCTACTACGCCGCGGCATGGGGTACCTCCTTTAGCACGCCATTTGTGAGCGGAACTGTTGCGCTATTGCAGCAGTTCACAAACAAGCTGAGTTACGACTCCGTCGCCAAGGCTTTGCAGAACGCAGTGCCGATCAACTCTAACCTGGGCTGGGGGCGCCTCGACGTCTATGCGGCCGTTACGCCATTCGCGCAGTGA